In Opitutus sp., one genomic interval encodes:
- a CDS encoding glycosyltransferase codes for MKTITIVSGCYNEADNLDEFFRRVWAVTAGFSQYNWELLVIDNCSTDGTQERLRAAATLEPRLKVIFNIRNFGHIRSPNHGIHQARGDAVIFMASDLQDPPELIEKFISPWETGTKVVAAIKEQSEESPLFFMVRKAYYRTVARLADVDLLTNFTGFGLYDREVVDHLRAAEDPYPYLRGQISELGYPVVRVPFVQPLRKRGFTKNNFYTLFDIAMLGFTNHTKVPLRLASMVGFSMALFCFGVGVAYFTYKLEPVPKA; via the coding sequence ATGAAAACCATCACCATCGTTTCCGGCTGCTATAATGAAGCGGATAACCTCGATGAATTCTTCCGTCGCGTCTGGGCGGTCACCGCCGGGTTTTCTCAGTATAACTGGGAGTTGCTGGTGATTGATAACTGTTCGACGGACGGCACCCAGGAGCGGCTGCGGGCGGCGGCCACGCTGGAGCCGCGGCTTAAAGTCATTTTTAATATCCGTAATTTCGGCCACATCCGTTCGCCTAATCACGGGATTCACCAAGCACGGGGCGATGCGGTTATCTTTATGGCTTCGGATCTGCAGGACCCGCCCGAGTTAATCGAAAAGTTCATTTCCCCATGGGAGACGGGCACGAAGGTGGTCGCTGCCATCAAGGAGCAGAGCGAGGAGTCGCCCCTGTTTTTTATGGTCCGCAAGGCTTACTACCGTACGGTGGCGCGCTTGGCTGACGTGGATTTGCTTACGAATTTCACCGGCTTCGGGCTTTATGACCGCGAAGTGGTGGATCATTTGCGCGCGGCCGAAGACCCCTATCCTTATTTGCGGGGGCAGATCTCGGAGTTGGGGTATCCGGTGGTGCGGGTTCCGTTCGTCCAGCCATTGCGCAAGCGGGGGTTTACCAAGAATAATTTTTATACGCTATTTGATATAGCGATGCTTGGGTTTACCAATCACACCAAGGTTCCGCTGCGCCTGGCCTCCATGGTGGGTTTTTCCATGGCGCTGTTTTGTTTTGGAGTGGGGGTGGCTTACTTTACGTATAAACTAGAGCCTGTCCCGAAAGCATAA